One part of the Sciurus carolinensis chromosome 4, mSciCar1.2, whole genome shotgun sequence genome encodes these proteins:
- the Hoxc12 gene encoding homeobox protein Hox-C12: protein MGEHNLLNPGFVGPLVNIHTGDTFYFPNFRASGAQLPGLPSLSYPRRDNVCSLPWPSAEPCNGYPQPYLGSPVSLNPPFGRTCELARVEDSKGYYREPCAEGGGGSLKREERGRDPGPGPGAALLPLEPSGPPALGFKYDYAAGGGGGDGSTGPPHDPPSCQSLESDSSSSLLNEGNKGAGTGDPGSLVSPLNPGGGLSASGAPWYPIHSRSRKKRKPYSKLQLAELEGEFLVNEFITRQRRRELSDRLNLSDQQVKIWFQNRRMKKKRLLLREQALSFF from the exons ATGGGCGAGCATAATCTCTTGAATCCTGGGTTTGTGGGGCCGCTGGTGAACATCCACACAGGAGACACCTTCTACTTCCCCAACTTCCGCGCGTCCGGGGCGCAACTCCCCGGGCTGCCTTCGCTGTCCTATCCACGCCGCGACAACGTGTGCTCGCTGCCCTGGCCGTCGGCGGAGCCGTGCAATGGCTACCCGCAGCCCTATCTCGGCAGCCCAGTGTCGCTCAACCCGCCCTTCGGCCGCACGTGCGAGCTGGCTCGCGTGGAGGACAGCAAGGGTTATTACCGCGAGCCGTGCGCGGAGGGCGGCGGCGGGAGTCTGAAGCGTGAGGAGCGCGGGCGCGACCCGGGACCCGGGCCCGGGGCAGCGCTGCTGCCGCTGGAGCCGTCGGGGCCGCCTGCACTGGGCTTCAAGTACGACTACGCGGCAGGCGGCGGCGGTGGGGACGGCAGTACCGGACCCCCACACGACCCACCCTCGTGCCAGTCGTTGGAATCCGACTCCAGTTCGTCCCTACTCAACGAGGGCAACAAGGGCGCCGGGACAGGCGACCCCGGCAGTTTGGTATCGCCGTTGAACCCCGGTGGCGGGCTCTCAGCCAGCG GCGCGCCCTGGTACCCGATCCACAGTCGCTCACGGAAGAAGCGCAAGCCCTATTCGAAGTTGCAGCTGGCTGAGCTGGAGGGCGAGTTTCTGGTCAACGAGTTCATCACACGCCAGCGCCGGAGGGAACTCTCGGACCGCTTGAATCTTAGTGACCAGCAGGTCAAGATCTGGTTTCAAAACcggagaatgaaaaagaaaagacttttgTTGAGGGAGCAAGCTCTCTCCTTCTTTTAG